The window AGTAGTCTATATGTCATCAACATGGGTAGAAAGGCTCATGCCCGATCTGCCATCCTCAAAGGAAGCATCATGTTCTTATCGGCTATAGCTGTGTTTGCGAGGGCAGCCTATCAATTAGCCAATAACACGCCTCCAGAACTGAAAATGATGAGTACCATCGGCATTGTGGCTCTGTGTGCTAACTTGTTCTGTTTATATCTCCTCACACAACACCGCAACGACAATATTAATATGTCATCTGTGTGGCTTTGCTCTCGTAATGACATTATTGCAAACACGTCCGTCCTTGGTGCCGCAGGGTTAGTTTACCTGACAGGTTCATCATTGCCCGACATCGTAGTTGGAATCTTTCTCGCATTCGTTTTTGCTAAATCAGCAGGAGTCGTTCTCTCTCAATCGTGGCGACAGTTGAGGCAGGCATAGCTATGATAGCGAGGCACTAAAGGGAAGCCCCCTAGGAACTTCCCTTGAACCCTTCCCACAAATGAGCAAAAGTCTCTTTTGTAATAGGTATCAACTTAACCGAGTTCTTCTAATACCAATTCACTAAATGCTTGCTACAGATAGTTTTCTTGTTCCCCCCTTGATAAGGGGGACTAGGGGGGTCGATGTGTAACGGATTAAAAGTGAAATGGTATAAACTAATCGTCTTTCAAATTGCATCTTTGCGTCTTTTCTGCAATTGAGATGATGCAATTTGCACATCAGCTTTGTGATCCTATTGTGCTTCTGGCTAACGCTTCGCGATCGCTCACATTCGTTGCTGTGTTACGGTGCACAAACAAAACGGAAGCAAGAATTTGCAAATTAATCGAGATGAGCTTCATCCAATTCCTCAATCGCAGGGGGTTCGTCACCAGGCATCCGTAGGACTTCAACCATCTCCTGAACTTCCAAAGGTGGGGGGGGTGTCACACGCGAAACACTCCAAGTGACAATGAAATTAAGCACCATGCCGAGTGTGCCAATTCCTTCAGCCGAGACACCAAAAAACCAGGGCTGCATTCCATAGAATTTGACCCCAATAATATAAAAGATTGTGAAACATAAACCCACAATCATTCCTGCGATCGCACCTTCTCGATTTGTCCGTTTATCAAACACTCCCAGGATAATAATCGGGAAGAAACTCGCCGCCGCCAAACCAAAAGCAAAGGCAACAACCTGCGCGACAAACCCCGGTGGATTCACTCCGAAATAACCCGCGATCGCTAAGGCAAATCCCACCATCACTCGCCCCACCATCACCCGCAACGATTCACTCGCTCCAGGATTAATCATCCGGTAATAAATGTCATGGGCGAAAGCGCTAGAAATGACTAGTAG of the Allocoleopsis franciscana PCC 7113 genome contains:
- a CDS encoding cation transporter, with the translated sequence MSDHCCQKKSCELEKLTQRQSKVLWTVLGINAVMFGVELLSGIRSNSLALTGDSLDMLGDAIAYGSSLYVINMGRKAHARSAILKGSIMFLSAIAVFARAAYQLANNTPPELKMMSTIGIVALCANLFCLYLLTQHRNDNINMSSVWLCSRNDIIANTSVLGAAGLVYLTGSSLPDIVVGIFLAFVFAKSAGVVLSQSWRQLRQA